A part of Curtobacterium sp. MCLR17_036 genomic DNA contains:
- a CDS encoding ROK family protein, with translation MPDLSARVLELVASGQAASRTEIAKLLGAAPSTVSHVVAHLLSHGVLAEEGTDVSTGGRPRKVLRIGGADEYAVAADVGGGHVRIGIVLPGGALESVANVPFALSDGPTAGLQRLAALLERLADERGRAGLRGVGLSLPGPVDVEAGVVDLPSRMPGWNGFPVAAWLSDRFGLPAVVDNDANCMAAGEQTVQDPARRQTITIKAGSAIGAGIVIDGRLYRGSTGSAGDITHVRIDAAGDTPCSCGNTGCLETVASGAALVRILSGAGVDVSSTADVVRLASDAHPEATRAVRLAGRYLGEVLAANVNFFNPDAVYLGGILSTLDPFIAAVRSQLYESCHPLMTQHLAIEPVSLGADAGLVGAGQFALQRGLAASLEERSAPIPQSTTRNRSVRV, from the coding sequence GTGCCGGACCTCAGCGCACGCGTCCTCGAACTCGTCGCCTCGGGCCAGGCGGCGAGCCGGACGGAGATCGCGAAGCTCCTCGGCGCCGCGCCCTCGACGGTGTCCCACGTGGTCGCCCACCTGCTGTCGCACGGCGTCCTGGCGGAGGAGGGCACCGACGTCTCGACGGGCGGCCGACCGCGCAAGGTGCTCCGGATCGGCGGGGCCGACGAGTACGCGGTGGCCGCGGACGTCGGCGGCGGGCACGTCCGGATCGGCATCGTCCTGCCCGGCGGCGCGCTCGAGTCCGTCGCGAACGTGCCCTTCGCGCTCTCCGACGGGCCGACCGCCGGCCTGCAGCGCCTCGCCGCGCTGCTCGAGCGCCTCGCCGACGAGCGCGGCCGTGCCGGACTGCGCGGCGTCGGCCTGAGCCTGCCCGGCCCCGTCGACGTCGAGGCGGGGGTCGTCGACCTGCCGAGCCGGATGCCCGGCTGGAACGGCTTCCCCGTCGCCGCCTGGTTGTCCGACCGGTTCGGCCTGCCCGCGGTCGTCGACAACGACGCGAACTGCATGGCCGCCGGCGAGCAGACCGTGCAGGACCCGGCACGTCGGCAGACGATCACGATCAAGGCCGGGTCGGCGATCGGCGCGGGCATCGTCATCGACGGGCGGCTGTACCGCGGGTCGACCGGGTCGGCCGGGGACATCACGCACGTGCGCATCGACGCCGCCGGGGACACCCCGTGCTCCTGCGGCAACACCGGGTGCCTGGAGACCGTCGCCTCCGGTGCGGCGCTCGTCCGGATCCTGTCCGGGGCCGGGGTCGACGTGTCCTCCACCGCCGACGTCGTCCGCCTCGCGTCGGACGCACACCCCGAGGCCACCCGCGCCGTCCGGCTCGCCGGGCGCTACCTGGGCGAGGTCCTCGCCGCCAACGTCAACTTCTTCAACCCGGACGCCGTCTACCTCGGCGGCATCCTGTCCACCCTGGACCCGTTCATCGCCGCGGTGCGCAGCCAGCTCTACGAGAGCTGCCACCCGCTGATGACGCAGCACCTGGCCATCGAGCCGGTGTCCCTCGGCGCCGACGCCGGACTCGTCGGCGCGGGGCAGTTCGCGTTGCAGCGCGGCCTGGCCGCCTCGCTCGAGGAGCGGTCCGCCCCCATCCCGCAGTCCACCACCAGGAACAGGAGCGTCCGTGTCTGA
- a CDS encoding M81 family metallopeptidase, with product MSETTATRRPVIAIAGLAIETSTFTPTRTLAPAFHPDRGDEVVARYDFLGPLSARADFRGALIGHALPGGIVDRAAYESLAAEIVTRLQAIGPVDGLWYDIHGAMVVEGLDDAEADLLGRIRAVVGPEVIVSASMDLHGNVTAELAHQVDLVTCYRMAPHEDALETKERAVRNLVDVLTERPVGAQRPVKAWVPIPVLLPGEQTSTRIEPAASVYAQVAEVERTDGVLDAAIWVGYAWADQPRDRAVTVVTGWSAQAVAAGAERLASAFWDAREDFAFVAPTGTFDECIAAALAPGAARPFFVSDSGDNPTAGGSGDMSWGLTQVLANPAFAEADGPTVLYASVPGPEAVATAVEAGVGATVTVTAGAAVDDVHAGPVTMTGRVHAIKHGDRDAETEVVLQVGSVFAILTTLRKPYHHEHDFTDLDLDPRSADVVVVKIGYLEPELFDMAADWMLALTPGGVDQDLLRLGHHRIQRPLFPYDRVFPSAPDLGARIIPPSNEPLGAIA from the coding sequence GTGTCTGAGACCACCGCCACCCGCCGTCCGGTCATCGCGATCGCCGGGCTCGCCATCGAGACCTCGACCTTCACGCCGACCCGCACCCTCGCCCCGGCGTTCCACCCGGACCGCGGGGACGAGGTCGTGGCGCGGTACGACTTCCTCGGTCCGCTGTCGGCACGAGCCGACTTCCGCGGGGCGCTCATCGGGCACGCGCTGCCGGGCGGGATCGTGGACCGTGCCGCGTACGAGTCGCTCGCGGCGGAGATCGTCACGCGGCTGCAGGCGATCGGCCCGGTGGACGGTCTCTGGTACGACATCCACGGCGCGATGGTGGTCGAGGGCCTCGACGACGCCGAGGCCGACCTGCTCGGCCGGATCCGCGCGGTCGTCGGCCCCGAGGTGATCGTTTCGGCGTCGATGGACCTGCACGGCAACGTCACCGCGGAGCTCGCCCACCAGGTCGACCTCGTCACCTGCTACCGGATGGCCCCGCACGAGGACGCCCTCGAGACGAAGGAGCGCGCCGTCCGGAACCTGGTCGACGTGCTCACCGAACGCCCGGTCGGTGCGCAGCGCCCGGTGAAGGCGTGGGTCCCGATCCCGGTGCTGCTGCCCGGCGAGCAGACCTCCACCCGCATCGAGCCGGCGGCCTCGGTGTACGCGCAGGTGGCCGAGGTCGAACGGACCGACGGCGTGCTCGACGCCGCGATCTGGGTCGGCTACGCCTGGGCCGACCAGCCCCGCGACCGTGCCGTCACCGTCGTCACCGGGTGGTCAGCGCAGGCCGTCGCCGCGGGCGCCGAACGGCTCGCGAGCGCCTTCTGGGACGCCCGCGAGGACTTCGCGTTCGTCGCCCCGACCGGCACGTTCGACGAGTGCATCGCCGCCGCACTCGCGCCCGGCGCCGCCCGGCCGTTCTTCGTCTCCGACTCCGGCGACAACCCGACCGCCGGCGGCTCGGGCGACATGTCGTGGGGGCTGACGCAGGTGCTCGCGAACCCCGCCTTCGCCGAGGCCGACGGCCCGACCGTCCTGTACGCGAGCGTCCCCGGTCCGGAGGCGGTGGCGACGGCGGTGGAAGCCGGCGTGGGAGCCACGGTCACCGTGACCGCCGGTGCCGCGGTCGACGACGTCCACGCCGGCCCGGTCACGATGACCGGCCGGGTGCACGCGATCAAGCACGGCGACCGGGACGCCGAGACCGAGGTCGTGCTGCAGGTCGGCAGCGTCTTCGCGATCCTGACGACGCTGCGGAAGCCGTACCACCACGAGCACGACTTCACCGACCTCGACCTCGACCCGCGCAGCGCCGACGTGGTCGTCGTGAAGATCGGGTACCTCGAACCCGAACTGTTCGACATGGCCGCCGACTGGATGCTCGCGCTCACCCCCGGCGGCGTCGACCAGGACCTGCTCCGGCTCGGGCACCACAGGATCCAGCGGCCCCTGTTCCCCTACGATCGAGTGTTCCCGTCGGCGCCCGACCTCGGCGCCCGGATCATCCCGCCGTCGAACGAACCGCTCGGAGCCATCGCGTGA